A region from the Sandaracinus amylolyticus genome encodes:
- a CDS encoding peroxiredoxin family protein has translation MPSTPAPDVGDVAPDFVLPDSSGAPRRLAVLCAERPHVVVFYRGHWCPFCLRQLGQYRERWGELDALGFGLVAISVDEPQRSSALAAQLELPFRLLCDARREVVSAYGILNAGEKGGIAYPATFVLDRDRTVRFRSLDRTASRADLDVVLAFLRGEAVPDAPARAGLLPSLGDWTRTFGNALRFGLRSPNDDCAECA, from the coding sequence ATGCCTAGCACTCCTGCTCCGGACGTCGGTGACGTCGCGCCCGACTTCGTCCTGCCGGACTCCAGCGGCGCGCCGCGCCGGCTCGCCGTGCTCTGCGCGGAGCGACCGCACGTGGTCGTGTTCTATCGCGGGCACTGGTGCCCGTTCTGCTTGCGCCAGCTCGGCCAGTACCGCGAGCGCTGGGGCGAGCTCGACGCGCTCGGGTTCGGGCTGGTCGCGATCTCGGTGGACGAGCCGCAGCGATCGAGCGCGCTCGCGGCGCAGCTCGAGCTGCCGTTCCGTCTGCTCTGCGATGCGCGTCGCGAGGTCGTGTCGGCGTACGGGATCCTCAACGCGGGCGAGAAGGGCGGCATCGCGTACCCCGCGACGTTCGTGCTCGATCGCGATCGCACCGTGCGCTTCCGATCGCTCGACCGCACGGCGTCGCGCGCCGATCTCGACGTCGTGCTCGCGTTCCTGCGCGGCGAGGCGGTGCCCGACGCGCCCGCGCGCGCGGGGCTGCTGCCGAGCCTCGGCGACTGGACGCGCACGTTCGGCAACGCGCTCCGC